One Pocillopora verrucosa isolate sample1 chromosome 10, ASM3666991v2, whole genome shotgun sequence genomic window carries:
- the LOC131793077 gene encoding splicing factor 3B subunit 1 isoform X2: MATPSASRWDETPGRAKGSETPGVTPHRPGSETPGATPSTRIWEATPSHVTPGHATPGHATPGGNTTPGISSTRRNRWDETPKTERGETPGHATPGWAETPRTDRTGAETPGATPTPGSKRRSRWDETPASQMGGTTPMIGTSGVTPAGPAAMQMQTPTPGQMAMTPEQMQAYRWEREIDERNRYLSDDELDSFFPKEGYKILEPPPGYQPIRTPSRKLTATPTPIGGSGFFIQQEDRSAKLVEDQPPGNLPYLKPDDVQYFDKLLVDVDESTLSPEELKERKIMKLLLKIKNGTPPMRKAALRQITDKAREFGAGPLFNQILPLLMSPTLEDQERHLLVKVIDRILYKLDDLVRPFVHKILVVIEPLLIDEDYYARVEGREIISNLAKAAGLATMISTMRPDIDNIDEYVRNTTARAFAVVASALGIPSLLPFLKAVCRSKKSWQARHTGIKIVQQIAILMGCAILPHLRNLVEIIEHGLVDEQQKVRTITALALAALAEAATPYGIESFDSVLKPLWKGIRQHRGKGLAAFLKAIGYLIPLMDAEYANYYTREVMLILIREFQSPDEEMKKIVLKVVKQCCATDGVEPQYIKDEILPDFFKHFWQHRMALDRRNYRQLVDTTVELANKVGASEIINRIVDDLKDENEQYRKMVMETIEKTMGNLGSSDVDSRLEEQLIDGILYAFQEQTQEDIVMLNGFGTVVNALGKRVKPYLPQICGTILWRLNNKSAKVRQQAADLISRIAQVMMTCGEEKLMGHLGVVLYEYLGEEYPEVLGSILGALKAIVNVIGMNKMTPPIKDLLPRLTPILKNRHEKVQENCIDLVGRIADRGAEHVGAREWMRICFELLELLKAHKKAIRRATVNTFGYIAKAIGPQDVLATLLNNLKVQERQNRVCTTVAIAIVAETCSPFTVLPALMNEYRVPELNVQNGVLKSLSFLFEYIGEMGKDYIYAVTPLLEDALMDRDLVHRQTACAAIKHMALGVSGFGCEDALTHLMNYVWPNIFETSPHVVNAVMESIEGMRVALGPSKVLQYCLQGMFHPARKVRDVYWKIYNSLYIGSQDALVAAYPTAPSDEKNHFSRSELSYFL; encoded by the exons ATGGCGACTCCTTCTGCCAGTCGCTGGGATGAAACTCCTGGGCGTGCAAAAGGCTCAGAAACACCAGGTGTTACCCCCCACAGGCCTGGCTCTGAGACACCAGGAGCTACCCCTAGCACCAGGATATGGGAAGCTACACCAAGCCATGTGACCCCTGGACATGCCACACCTGGACATGCCACTCCTGGCGGCAATACCACACCAG GCATTTCATCAACCAGGAGAAATCGCTGGGATGAAACTCCCAAGACAGAAAGAG GTGAAACTCCAGGTCATGCCACTCCAGGCTGGGCAGAAACTCCTAGAACAGATCGCACTGGTGCCGAGACACCTGGAGCCACACCTACTCCAGGAAGTAAGCGACGTTCACGATGGGATGAGACACCTGCCAGTCAAATGGGTGGCACCACCCCGATGATTGGTACCAGTGGCGTGACACCAGCTGGACCTGCAGCCATGCAGATGCAGACACCTACCCCAGGACAGATGGCTATGACACCAGAGCAGATGCAGGCATATCGCTGGGAGAGGGAAATTGATGAAAGGAACAGGTACCTTTCTGATGATGAACTGGATTCGTTTTTCCCAAAAGAGGGATACAAG ATTCTTGAGCCACCTCCAGGCTATCAGCCTATCAGAACTCCAAGCCGTAAGCTAACAGCCACTCCCACCCCTATAGGGGGAAGTGGCTTTTTCATCCAG CAAGAAGACAGATCAGCCAAACTGGTTGAAGATCAACCACCTGGTAACTTGCCCTACTTGAAACCAGATGATGTACAGTACTTTGATAAGCTGCTG GTGGATGTTGATGAGAGCACTCTTAGTCCAGAAGAgttgaaggaaagaaagatcATGAAACTCTTACTGAAGATTAAAAATGGCACTCCACCCATGAGAAAGGCTGCCTTGCGTCAGATCACAGACAAAGCTCGTGAGTTTGGAGCAGGTCCACTGTTCAACCAGATCCTACCTCTTCTTATGTCTCCTACACTTGAAGATCAG gaaCGTCATTTGTTGGTGAAGGTCATTGACAGAATTCTGTACAAACTTGATGATCTTGTTCGTCCATTTGTCCATAAG ATCCTTGTGGTTATTGAGCCACTTTTGATTGATGAAGACTACTATGCTAGAGTGGAGGGACGTGAAATTATTTCCAACTTGGCTAAG GCTGCTGGTTTGGCCACAATGATCTCTACCATGAGACCTGATATTGATAATATTGATGAGTATGTCCGTAACACAACAGCAAG AGCTTTTGCAGTTGTAGCTTCAGCTCTTGGCATTCCTTCCTTGTTACCATTCTTAAAAGCTGTATGTCGCAGCAAGAAATCATGGCAAGCACGTCACACTGGAATCAAAATTGTCCAGCAGATAGCCATTTTGATGGGATGTGCTATCTTGCCTCATTTGAGAAACTTAGTGGAGATTATTGAACATG GTTTGGTTGATGAACAGCAGAAGGTGCGAACTATCACTGCTCTTGCCTTAGCTGCCCTGGCTGAAGCTGCTACACCCTATGGTATTGAGTCCTTTGATAGTGTTCTGAAGCCCCTGTGGAAGGGTATAAGACAACACAGAGGAAAG GGTCTGGCTGCCTTTCTGAAGGCTATTGGATACCTTATTCCACTCATGGATGCAGAGTATGCCAACTACTATACCAGAGAAGTGATGCTGATCTTGATTCGTGAGTTTCAGAGCCCTgacgaagaaatgaaaaagattgTGTTGAAG GTAGTGAAGCAGTGCTGTGCCACGGATGGTGTTGAACCGCAGTACATCAAAGATGAGATTTTACCAGATTTCTTCAAACATTTCTGGCAGCACAGGATGGCATTGGATAGGAGAAATTACAGACAG CTTGTGGATACAACTGTGGAACTGGCCAACAAAGTAGGAGCATCTGAGATCATCAACCGAATAGTGGACGATCTCAAAGATGAAAATGAACAGTACCGAAAAATGGTCATGGAAACGATTGAAAAG accATGGGTAACCTGGGCTCATCCGATGTTGATTCCCGTCTTGAGGAGCAGCTTATTGACGGAATCCTGTATGCCTTTCAGGAACAAACTCAGGAG GACATTGTTATGTTGAATGGTTTCGGTACAGTGGTGAATGCACTGGGTAAGCGTGTTAAGCCATACCTGCCTCAGATCTGTGGTACAATCCTGTGGAGATTAAACAACAAATCAGCTAAGGTCAGACAACAGGCTGCTGATCTCATATCAAGGATCGCTCAAGTCATGATGACCTGCGGAGAG GAGAAGCTCATGGGCCATTTAGGTGTCGTACTGTACGAGTACCTTGGAGAAGAGTACCCTGAAGTACTGGGGAGTATCTTGGGGGCCCTTAAG GCAATTGTCAACGTTATTGGAATGAACAAAATGACTCCACCCATCAAAGATCTTTTGCCGAGACTCACACCCATTCTCAAGAACAG ACACGAGAAGGTTCAGGAGAACTGTATCGACTTGGTTGGTAGGATTGCAGACAGAGGAGCAGAACATGTCGGTGCGCGTGAGTGgatgagaatttgttttgagcTCCTTGAACTGCTGAAGGCCCACAAGAAAGCTATCAGAAGAGCTACTGTCAACACCTTTGGATACATTGCCAAGGCAATTGG TCCTCAAGATGTACTCGCCACTCTGCTCAACAACTTGAAAGTGCAGGAACGGCAGAACAGAGTGTGCACCACTGTCGCTATCGCCATTGTTGCAGAGACATGTTCGCCATTCACTGTTCTACCAGCCCTAATGAATGAATACCGTGTCCCAGAGCTGAACGTCCAAAATGGCGTCCTGAAGTCACTGTCATTCTTGTTTGAATACATTGGCGAAATGGGAAAAGATTACATCTATGCCGTGACACCTTTATTGGAAGATGCTCTCATGGACAG AGATCTGGTTCATCGCCAAACAGCGTGTGCCGCAATAAAGCACATGGCCCTGGGAGTGTCAGGCTTTGGCTGTGAAGATGCTCTCACTCACCTTATGAATTACGTGTGGCCCAACATCTTTGAGACGTCGCCTCATGTCGTGAACGCAGTGATGGAGTCTATCGAAGGCATGAGAGTGGCTTTAGGACCTTCCAAAGTACTTCAATATTGTTTACAG GGAATGTTTCATCCGGCGCGAAAGGTTCGAGATGTCTACTGGAAGATTTACAACAGCTTGTATATTGGATCACAG GATGCTCTGGTAGCAGCATATCCCACAGCACCCAGTGATGAAAAGAACCATTTCTCAAGATCAGAACTATCCTATTTCCTCTGA
- the LOC131793080 gene encoding enkurin, which yields MAMQVSSRRGEDYVESIYNLIPKIQERPPKPSMYRSNFASTVKQEQKTKKQSSKTMGPAKVAVTEPKDFLAKHSKEFKLPEKTDFTYPDYDKRRPPVPKHTEKPLMGLRSTKNHITTNAVENIMSVPKMPEKKFVDTRGGATHQLVPSGLTPKYVNKKDYGKTPAYLEKRKAEVERAQMEYDAYVQERCRQGAMKNLTEAERQGILDGLKKNWEELHHQYQGLSVVTDTAPKKARKERMEAEMKQLERDIETIEKHRVIYIANPFF from the exons ATGGCTATGCAAGTGTCTTCACGGCGAGGAGAAGATTATGTAGAAAGTATATACAATTTGATTCCAAAGATTCAAGAGAGGCCTCCAAAGCCTTCAAT GTATCGCTCTAATTTTGCTTCAACCGTGAAACAGGAGCAGAAGACGAAGAAGCAAAGCTCTAAAACCATG GGCCCAGCGAAAGTAGCTGTCACAGAACCCAAGGATTTTTTGGCTAAACATTCCAAGGAGTTCAAGCTGCCAGAAA AAACTGACTTCACGTATCCTGACTATGATAAAAGACGTCCCCCAGTCCCAAAACACACAGAAAAACCCCTAATGGGATTACGTTCCACAAAAAATCATATCACAACAAATGCTGTGGAGAATATCATGTCTGTGCCCAAGATGCCTGAGAAAAAATTCGTGGACACACGTGGAGGAGCCACACATCAACTGGTCCCATCAGGTCTCACTCCAAAATATGTGAACAAGAAAGATTATGGCAAGACCCCAGCTTATCTGGAAAAAAGGAAGGCTGAAGTAGAGAGAGCACAGATGGAGTATGATGCTTATGTGCAAGAGAGATGTAGACAAGGAGCAATGAAAAATTTGACAGAAGCAGAGAG gCAAGGAATACTTGATGGACTAAAAAAGAACTGGGAGGAACTTCACCACCAATATCAAGGACTTTCTGTCGTTACTGATACAGCACCAAAGAAGGCCCGAAAAGAGAGAATGGAGGCAGAAATGAAACAATTAGAAAGAGACATTGAAACCATTGAGAAACACAGAGTTATTTACATTGCCAATCctttcttttaa
- the LOC131793085 gene encoding uncharacterized protein: MTREISLVFFCHSFILYCFVIRILAQTRLEPEKLLLNQVLHHRKTVVYHLVQLKPSKSYELRVSYPSTTPTDFYIQLIPHKALQARKTRKLLNIEKLVFSNELKEQYANVTAVRTGIPYNPASLAEPVVYNIVLEELLLGIPWHSWRLGVLVLLIVYITFKYLVPRFLMYIEENVRIHGKR; the protein is encoded by the exons ATGACTCGCGAAATTTCGctagttttcttttgtcatagTTTTATTCTCTACTGCTTTGTTATCCGAATACTTGCACAAACAAG GCTGGAGCCAGAAAAGCTGCTATTGAATCAG GTTCTGCATCATAGAAAGACGGTCGTATACCACTTAGTGCAACTGAAACCAAGCAAAAGTTATGAGTTGCGAGTGTCATACCCTTCTACG ACCCCAACAGATTTTTATATCCAGCTGATTCCTCACAAAGCTCTACAGGCTCGTAAAACAAGGAAACTCCTTAATATTGAAAAACTGGTTTTCAGTAATGAGTTAAAG GAACAATATGCAAATGTCACAGCAGTCAGAACTGGAATTCCTTACAATCCTGCAAGTTTAGCTGAACCTGTAGTTTACAATATAG TGCTTGAAGAACTCTTACTGGGAATTCCTTGGCATTCATGGCGGCTTggtgttcttgttcttcttatTGTGTATATAACTTTCAAATATCTTGTTCCCCGCTTCCTAATGTATATTGAAGAAAATGTAAGAATACATGGCAAAAGATAA